In the Telopea speciosissima isolate NSW1024214 ecotype Mountain lineage chromosome 2, Tspe_v1, whole genome shotgun sequence genome, one interval contains:
- the LOC122649627 gene encoding growth-regulating factor 3-like isoform X2 produces the protein MGSFFNLDQWRELELQALIFKYMLAGAAVPPELLYPIKKSLLGSSACYTHQPYHQPAMMQSGYWGRSAVDPEPGRCRRTDGKKWRCSRDVVAGHKYCERHLNRGRNRSRKPVEIPTPTTTGIAGSGLNPTHIGSSSLAAVAANGSPFARCSSSPSIDLLHLNHRSFDGKAGNGRELGLESSGGSGGEGRPVGRGVLRHFIDDWPRVHHHHHHHGEPNTTTCLSISVSGNENSSPLSDFSLKLSTGNGDDDEAEAGSHVGFAGERQQQHQQQLMNNYNNWSSMGWGSHPVASMGGGPLAEALRSSTSNSSPTSVLLELPRGAASEASSVST, from the exons ATGGGGAGTTTTTTCAACTTGGATCAGTGGCGTGAGCTTGAACTTCAAGCTTTGATCTTCAAGTATATGCTTGCCGGTGCTGCTGTTCCTCCTGAACTTCTTTATCCCATCAAGAAAAGCCTTCTCGGTAGTTCTGCTTGTTATACTCATCAACCTTATCATCAACCAGCTA TGATGCAATCTGGATACTGGGGGAGAAGTGCGGTAGACCCAGAGCCCGGAAGATGCAGGAGAACAGATGGGAAGAAGTGGAGGTGCTCGAGGGATGTGGTGGCTGGCCACAAGTACTGCGAGCGCCACCTGAACAGAGGCCGAAACCGTTCAAGAAAGCCTGTGGAAATCCCCACTCCCACCACTACAGGTATTGCTGGTAGTGGCCTGAATCCCACCCATATTGGGTCGTCCTCCTTAGCAGCGGTGGCTGCTAATGGATCCCCTTTTGCCCGTTGTAGCTCATCACCTTCCATTGATCTTCTTCATCTCAATCACAG ATCCTTCGATGGTAAAGCCGGAAATGGTAGAGAGCTTGGGCTTGAGAGCAGTGGTGGTTCAGGGGGAGAGGGAAGACCAGTGGGTCGAGGGGTACTCCGTCACTTCATAGATGACTGGCCAAGAGtgcatcatcaccatcatcatcatggagAACCCAATACAACCACTTGCTTATCCATATCTGTTTCTGGGAATGAGAATTCTTCACCTTTATCTGATTTCTCTTTGAAGCTATCGACAGGGAATGGAGATGATGATGAGGCAGAAGCAGGTTCTCATGTTGGATTTGCAGGAGAACggcaacaacaacatcaacagCAATTAATGAATAATTACAACAATTGGTCATCAATGGGATGGGGGAGTCACCCCGTGGCTTCAATGGGTGGTGGTCCGCTTGCTGAGGCGCTTCGATCATCGACTTCCAATTCTTCCCCTACTAGTGTTCTGCTTGAGCTGCCTCGTGGTGCTGCTTCCGAGGCCAGTAGCGTTAGTACCTGA
- the LOC122649627 gene encoding growth-regulating factor 3-like isoform X1 — MDYHLKQWKPQHQSDQPPSVKTSKLFETHHQEPSGSVLPLFVPETNNSRISNLSVFPDSATTARVPRMGSFFNLDQWRELELQALIFKYMLAGAAVPPELLYPIKKSLLGSSACYTHQPYHQPAMMQSGYWGRSAVDPEPGRCRRTDGKKWRCSRDVVAGHKYCERHLNRGRNRSRKPVEIPTPTTTGIAGSGLNPTHIGSSSLAAVAANGSPFARCSSSPSIDLLHLNHRSFDGKAGNGRELGLESSGGSGGEGRPVGRGVLRHFIDDWPRVHHHHHHHGEPNTTTCLSISVSGNENSSPLSDFSLKLSTGNGDDDEAEAGSHVGFAGERQQQHQQQLMNNYNNWSSMGWGSHPVASMGGGPLAEALRSSTSNSSPTSVLLELPRGAASEASSVST, encoded by the exons atgGACTACCACCTGAAGCAATGGAAACCCCAGCATCAGTCAGATCAGCCTCCTTCTGTAAAGACATCGAAACTCTTTGAAACCCATCATCAAGAACCATCTGGGTCTGTTCTTCCGTTGTTTGTACCTGAGACCAACAACAGCAGGATCAGCAACTTGTCAGTTTTTCCTGATTCAGCTACAACAGCCAGAGTTCCAA GAATGGGGAGTTTTTTCAACTTGGATCAGTGGCGTGAGCTTGAACTTCAAGCTTTGATCTTCAAGTATATGCTTGCCGGTGCTGCTGTTCCTCCTGAACTTCTTTATCCCATCAAGAAAAGCCTTCTCGGTAGTTCTGCTTGTTATACTCATCAACCTTATCATCAACCAGCTA TGATGCAATCTGGATACTGGGGGAGAAGTGCGGTAGACCCAGAGCCCGGAAGATGCAGGAGAACAGATGGGAAGAAGTGGAGGTGCTCGAGGGATGTGGTGGCTGGCCACAAGTACTGCGAGCGCCACCTGAACAGAGGCCGAAACCGTTCAAGAAAGCCTGTGGAAATCCCCACTCCCACCACTACAGGTATTGCTGGTAGTGGCCTGAATCCCACCCATATTGGGTCGTCCTCCTTAGCAGCGGTGGCTGCTAATGGATCCCCTTTTGCCCGTTGTAGCTCATCACCTTCCATTGATCTTCTTCATCTCAATCACAG ATCCTTCGATGGTAAAGCCGGAAATGGTAGAGAGCTTGGGCTTGAGAGCAGTGGTGGTTCAGGGGGAGAGGGAAGACCAGTGGGTCGAGGGGTACTCCGTCACTTCATAGATGACTGGCCAAGAGtgcatcatcaccatcatcatcatggagAACCCAATACAACCACTTGCTTATCCATATCTGTTTCTGGGAATGAGAATTCTTCACCTTTATCTGATTTCTCTTTGAAGCTATCGACAGGGAATGGAGATGATGATGAGGCAGAAGCAGGTTCTCATGTTGGATTTGCAGGAGAACggcaacaacaacatcaacagCAATTAATGAATAATTACAACAATTGGTCATCAATGGGATGGGGGAGTCACCCCGTGGCTTCAATGGGTGGTGGTCCGCTTGCTGAGGCGCTTCGATCATCGACTTCCAATTCTTCCCCTACTAGTGTTCTGCTTGAGCTGCCTCGTGGTGCTGCTTCCGAGGCCAGTAGCGTTAGTACCTGA